The stretch of DNA CAGCCGTCATACCGGCGACCTGTTCTGCACAGTGGTCGTCGAAACACCGGTACGGCTCGACAAACACCAGCGCGAATTGCTCGAGCAGTTCGAGGCGACCTTCGCAGACGCCGAGGAAGCGAAGAAACATTCGCCGCGCAACAGCGGCTTCGTGGAAGGCGTGAAGCAGTTCTGGGCGAAAATGACGGGTTGAGATTCGGGATCCGGGATTTGTGGATTGCGGATTCGGGTTGAAGGCTCGGGATTTCGGACTCACCGCTTTCGCCGTCATTCCGGGGCCACGCACGGCGCGGAACCCGGAATCTGCTTTCGGACCGTTGTGTCTTGGCAGGCGGATTCCGGATCACCACGGTCGCGTCGTCCGGAATGGCGGCCCTTGTAAGCTTTGCAGCGTCGCCTGCACGCAGGCTCCTACCGGGTCGCCTGACTGTGAATCATCCACTCCAACTCGCCATCAATGGCGCCAGCGGCCGCATGGGCCGCGCATTGCAAGCATTGCTGTCCGGCGACGCCCGGTTCGAGCTGGCCGCCTCGATCCACGCATCGGACGAATGGCGCGGCACGCCGAAGCTGGACGTTGTGATCGATTTCAGCGCACCGACAGGATTCGATGCGGCGCTCGCGCACTGCGTGGCATATCGCATTGCATTCGTTAGCGGCACCACTGGACTCGATGCCGCGCAACGCGCGGCATTGATTGAAGCGGCGCACACCATCCCTGTGCTGCACGCCGCCAATTTCAGTCTCGGCATCGCGGTGCTGACTCGCGCGCTGCGAGAGGCCGCCGCGGCGCTGCCCGATTGGGATCTCGAAATCATCGAAGCCCACCACACGCGCAAGGTCGACGCGCCGTCGGGCACCGCACTGGCGCTGGGGCGTGTCGCCGCCGAGGCGCGCAGGCAGGACTTTGATGAGGTTGCCGTGCTGTCACGTGAAGGCCATGTCGGTGCGCGGCCAGACCGTGCAATCGGCTTCGCCACGATTCGTGCGGGCGATATCGTGGGCGAGCACATCGCATTGCTTGCGACGATGGGCGAGCGTCTCGAACTTTCGCACCGCGCCACCGATCGCAGCATTTTCGTGCGTGGTGCGCTGGCAGCCGCGGCTTGGCTCGCAGGCAAGTCGAGTGGCTGCTATTCGCTGGACGACGTGATCGATGCTCGGGCTTGACGGGGCGGCTTGTCATGCCCACTGACGATCTCAACCCGGCGGCTTCCTCCACGATTCGTGGCCGTACGCGATGCGCCATCCTTCGGGCGTGCGCCGCCAGATGTAGGTCACGACGAAGTCGCTGCTGCCGGTCTTCCCGTCCGCAGACGTCCAACGCGACACCAGCGGCCACGTCACGACTTCGACATCGCGGTCCAGAGCCAGGATTCCGGGCGTGCCGTTCTGCGCATAGGTGAATTTTGTGGCGCTCCTGCTTTTGCTCCACCACTTCAACTGCTGCGCACGCAGCGCATCCCAGCCCTGGATGACCTCCCCATTGAACGCGAACGCCAGGCTTTGAGTGTGCTCCATCGGCGCCATGAACGCGTCGGTGTCGTGCGAGTTGGCGGCAGCCAGCATCTTCGACATGATCGGGCTAATGGCTTGCTCCGCCGGTAATGAAGCGGATTGCGCGCAGACGCCTCCCGCAAACACGCCAACGCAAATCATCGCAACAATTGAAACGATCTTTTCCATTGTGTTTTCTCCTCGGACGTGAGGAAGTTCAAGGTTTGCATGATGCCGCGTAAGCCGCGACATCGATCATCTCCGGCACGGTCAAACGTGATGCTTCCGCACGCATCGGCGCGGCGGCGGGTTCGCGGCGTTTGCCCTCGCGGAACAGGATCAGCTCGCGTGCAATGTAAGTCGGCGAGCGGCCGGCCAGCGGCGGCACGATGCCGATGCCAGGCATGGTCCGGCCTTCCAGTGTCGCGCCGTGGCACGACTCGCAGGATGCCACTGCGCCTTTGCCTTTCATGGCGATCACTGCACCACGCGCGATGCTTCCGGGGGGCACGTATGCCACATATCCGACGCGCGTGGCGCTGTACTCGTAGTCATTGAAATTCGTGGGTGTTTCGATGATGCGATCGCCTATCGGTTCGCGCGCGCCACTCTTGTCCGGCGCCAGCACGAAGTCCTTCCAGTGTGTCCTGGGCACGCTCGCGGTTTCGATCACGTGTACGCGCGAGACGAACGGCATCCCGGAAAAATAGTCGACGGCTTGTTGCAGATCATCGGTCGTGAGCGCGCGCGCCTCATCGACCATGTCGCCCGCGGTTTTCGGCCCGCCCATGCCGCGCTGGCCGGAGCGGAACGCCGCGATCTGTTCCAGGATGTACGCCTTCGGCAAGCTGTCCAGCGTTGCCGTGGCGGGCACGCCCGCGCCGCTGATCCTATGGCACAGGGCGCAGGGACGCGTGGGCTTGCGGCCTACCTTCACGATCTGCGGGGCCGGCGGATGATCCTGCGGAAACCAGTCCGCGTCGTGCATGCCCTTCATCTGCGCCTCGGTGTAACTGACCGTGCTGCCGGTCACGTGCAGCACCTTGTCTGGATCGGGCTTGGGCTTCGGCGTGTGCGGGTCACGCGGCGGTGGAAGTACGCATGACAACCCCCAACGGGAAGCACGATGGCGGAGCACGCAAAACATCCGGGCGGCCGATCGGCCGCCCGGATGTACCTTGCGCTTACTTGCCGGCGGTATAGCTGAGGTCGGCGTTGTACCTGTCGAAGTGGTCGGGGGCCTTCGCGATCGAATCGCCGAGCGATTTGCGCAGCGCATCCGTGTCGGCCTGGCCATACACGCTGGCCACCATCTTCCACAACGCGGGATTGGGCTCGGTGCCCACGTCCGCCCAGTCCTTGCTCCGGATCACCAGGATATAGTCGGGCGCGTCGTCACCACCGCCCTCGATCCGCATGGTGGTCCAGTAGTGCGGCCATTTGGCCTTGGCCGCCGCTGCGGTGATTTTCTTGACCGCATCGGTGAAGGCCGCGTCGGCGTCATGCCCCGGCTTCAACGTGTAGTCGATCACGTGCAGGATCGGCGGAGGCGTTTGCTTGCGCCAACCCGCGGGCAGGTGGGTCATGTCAGGCAGCATCACCATGAACGCACTGCTTTCGCCCTTGAGGTGCGGGTTGCTCTGCGCGTGCCAGACCGCGTCGCAGGGCTTTGCCTCGGCGTCGAGGCTGTCCAGTTCGGCCCACGTCATGGGCCCCACGTCGGCCGAATACATGTAGTCATTGCCGGTTTCATGCGTCACTGTCGGCTCGCTGAATTTGACGTGGTGCTCCTGCAGGCACTGGTTGTAGGCCTTGACGCCCGCCTCGTACGCCTGCTGCTGGGCGGGGGCAACGGTATCGGTGTAGTCCCGCCAGACGACCGCCTTGTCCGAATCTGCCGCAAAGGCACTTCCGACAGCGCTTGCCACAAGCGCTGCAACCACACACGCAGTCAGAACCTTCATACATCCTCCGAACATGATTGAGGTCGACGTGCAGCCATCCTCGGCTCCCCGGTCGGACGAAGTGGGGGTGGGCGGCTTCGCGTGGCCGCCAGAATGCACTCGGCGGATTACTTGCCGGCGATGTAGCTCAATTCGGCGTTGTACTTGTCGAAGTGATCGGACATCTTCGCGATTGAATCGTCGAGCGATTTGCGAATCGTTTTGGTCTCGGCTTGTCCGTAGGCATTCGCGACCATCTGCCAGTAATACGGCCACTTCGTATTGTCGGCAGCCGCCGCGTGCGAATTGGCGACGCCGGGGAAGGCAAATGCCACAACCGCACACGCCGTCAAAACCTTCATAACCCCTCCGAGCATCTCGACGTGGCTTTGCCACGAGCTCGTCAGCGCACGTCCCCGAACGTGACGCACGTCACATTACGCCGCGCTGGAACGCCGGTACAAGGGCTTGAAAATGCACGGAATCCCCCACTGGTGGGGGCGAAAACGATGCTTCCGCGGGCCTGGCGGCCCAGCCGAATTCGCCTGGGATCAATCCCGATGCGCGGCGTTGCGGTCGCGGCCGGCGCCGAATTTTTTGTCGAGCCTGCCTGCGATCTTCTTGAAGAAGCGGGTCGCGACGCCGCGCTGTGTCTTGCGCAGCTTTTCTTCCTCGCTGGTCAGCCATGCGACCTGGATCACGCGGCGTTCGCCCTCATAGGGCAGGTGGCCGTGGAAGGAATTGTCGGCACGCTTGAAGATCACGAACTCGCCGTACAGCGGCTTCACTTCCGGCGCGATCGCGGTGTCGATGTCGTCGATCTTCGCAAGGAAGCGCAGGCAGCCGTCGCTGGTGTCATGCCAGTTCGGGTTGAGGTACAGGAGCGCGGTCGCGACCTTGGATTTGCTGTCGGTATGGATGGTGCCGTGGCGCTTGTTGAGATGCCGGCAGATCGTCACCAGCGTCGGAAATTGCCCCAGGTTGCCGATGCCGAGCTTGGCGCCGACCGTGCTGGCGAATGCGGGCGAAGTCAGTGCATCGACCAACGCGCGGATCGATGGTCCGCATTCCTGTTCGTCGTAGGGGAAAAATCCCGCGCCCGAGTATTTCGGAAAGTCGCGTTCCAGATCGGTGCGCGATTGTTCGGGAAGCTGCCCGTGCGCGATCATGAACGGAAACGGATCGCTGCGGATCAGCGTATCCGGGCGATCGAGGCGGGCGGGATCGAGCAGGGTTGCGGCGAGCATGGGATTCGTCCTTGCGGTGCGCGCATTGTATCGCCGGTGTCATGCTGGGCCGTGAATACCAAGCGCGATTCTGCTAACATTGCGACTTGCCTGAATCACTGATCCCCAAGCCCGTTTCCGCGCGGCTTGTGGGTCAACTTGCATCCGGAATCCGCCCATGCCGACGCCCGCCTTGCTCGCCCTCGCCGATGGAACCCTCTTTCACGGCGAGGCCGTCGGGGCGGCGGGTGCGACGGTCGGCGAGGTGGTGTTCAACACCGCGATGACGGGATACCAGGAAATCCTGACCGACGCATCGTATGCACAACAGATCGTCACGCTGACCGCGCCACACGTGGGAAACACCGGTTGCAATGCGCCCGACGAGGAATCCGGCAAGGTGCAGGCGGCAGGACTGATCGTGCGCGACGTGCCGCGCCTCGCTTCCAACTGGCGCAGTACCGAATCGCTGCAGGACTACCTGAAGCGCCATGGCATCGTGGCGATCGCCGACATCGATACGCGCAAGCTTACCCGCATCCTGCGCGACAGGGGCGCGCAACACGGCTGCATCGTGGCGGGCGGATCGATCGATGCCGACGACGCCATCGCGAAGGCACGAGCATTCCCCGGATTGAATGGCGTCGATCTCGCCAAGGTGGTCAGCATCCATGAACGCCAGCCGTGGCCGGAAGGCAACTACGACCTCGATGCGCAGGCGTTTCGCAAGCCTGTCGCGAAGTACAAGGTGGTCACCTATGACTACGGCGTGAAGCGCAACATCCTGCGCCTGTTGGTGGAACAGGGTTGCGAGGTGACGCTGGTTCCGGCGCAGACACCCGCCAGCGACGTGCTTGCGCTGAAGCCCGACGGCATTTGCCTCTCCAATGGTCCCGGTGATCCCGCGGCCTGCGACTATGCGGTCGAGGCCACGCGCAAATTCCTGGACGCGAAGATCCCGCTGTTTGGCATCTGCCTTGGCCATCAGTTGATGGGCCTCGCGCTCGGCGCGAAGACGCTGAAGATGCCCTTCGGCCATCATGGGGCGAATCATCCGGTGAAAGATCTCGATGATGGCCGTGTGCTGATCACCTCGCAGAACCACGGCTTCGCGGTCGATTCCGCCACGCTGCCGTCCAACGTGCGCACCACCCACGTCTCGCTGTTCGACGGCTCGTTGCAGGGTTTCGCACTCACCGACCGTCCCGCATTCTGTTTCCAGGGACATCCCGAGGCGAGTCCGGGGCCGCATGACATCGGTTACCTGTTCCAACGATTCGCGAAGCTGATGCAGGAGGCTCGCTGATGCCCCGCCGCACCGACCTCAAAACCGTCCTGATCATCGGCGCCGGCCCGATCGTGATCGGCCAGGCCTGCGAATTCGACTACTCGGGCGCGCAGGCCTGCAAGGCGCTGCGCGAGGAAGGCTATCGCGTGGTGCTGGTGAATTCGAACCCGGCCACGATCATGACCGATCCCGAGATGGCCGATCGGGTCTACATCGAGCCGATCAACTGGCGCACGGTCGAGCGCATCATCGAGAAGGAAAAACCCGACGCGCTGTTGCCGACGATGGGTGGGCAGACCGCGCTGAACTGCGCGCTGGAACTGGCCGATCACGGCGTGCTGGAAAAACACGGCGTCGAACTGATCGGCGCTTCGCGCGATGCGATCCGCATGGCCGAGGACCGCGAGCTGTTCCGCAACGCGATGGACGAGATCGGGCTGGAATCGCCGAAGTCGGCGATCGCGCGTACGCTGGAAGAGGCCCGCGAGGGCCAGGCCGCGCTTGGCTTTCCGTGCATCGTGCGCCCGTCGTTCACCTTGGGCGGCACCGGCGGCGGCATCGCCTACAACGTCGAGGAATTCGAGCGGATCGTCACGCGCGGGCTGGAACTGTCGCCCGTGCACGAAGTCCTGATCGACGAGTCGGTGCTGGGCTGGAAGGAGTTCGAGATGGAAGTGGTCCGCGACCGCGCGGACAACTGCATCATCGTGTGCTCGATCGAGAACTTCGATCCGATGGGCGTGCACACCGGCGACTCGATCACCGTGGCACCCGCGTTGACGCTGACCGACAAGGAATACCAGCGCCTGCGTAATGCCTCCATTGCGGTACTGCGCAAGATCGGCGTCGACACCGGCGGCAGCAACGTGCAGTTCGGCGTGAATCCCGCCGATGGCCGCGTGGTGGTGATCGAGATGAATCCACGCGTGTCGCGTTCATCCGCACTCGCCTCTAAAGCGACGGGGTTCCCGATTGCGAAAGTGGCGGCCAAACTCGCGGTCGGCTACACGCTGGATGAACTCAAAAACGAGATCACCGGCGGCAAGACGCCGGCGTCGTTCGAGCCGAGCATCGATTACATCGTCACCAAGATCCCGCGCTTCGCGTTCGAAAAGTTTCCGGCCGCCGACCCGCACCTGACCACGCAGATGAAGTCGGTGGGCGAAGTGATGGCGATCGGCCGCACCTTCTCCGAATCGCTGCAGAAGGCGCTGCGTGGACTCGAGACAGGTCATGACGGCCTGAATGCCGGCGGCATCGACTGGAAGACGCCGGAGGGCATGGAATCACTGAAGCGCGAGCTGCGCCAGCCCGGCCCCGAACGCATCTTCCACCTTGGCGATGCATTCCGCGCGGGACTGTCGCTGGAAAACGTGCACGACCTGTGCAAGATCGATCCATGGTTCCTTGCGGCGATCGAGGACATCATCGCCAGCGAAGCCGATGTACGCGCCGGGGGCATGCGTGCGCTGGACGCCGCGCGGATGCGCGAGTTGAAACGCATGGGTTTTTCCGATTCGCGGCTCGCGGCCCTGCTGCAATCGGACGAGCGCGCGGTGCGACACTTGCGCCACACGCTGGACGTGCGTCCGGTGTACAAGCGCGTGGATTCGTGTGCGGCCGAGTTCGCCACCACCACCGCGTACATGTATTCGACCTACGAGGAAGAGTGCGAGGCCGATCCGACCGACCGCAAGAAGATCATGGTGCTGGGTGGCGGCCCCAACCGCATCGGGCAGGGCATCGAATTCGATTACTGCTGCGTGCACGCGGTGCTGGCGCTGCGCGAGGATGGTTTCGAAACCATCATGGTGAATTGCAATCCGGAAACGGTTTCCACCGACTATGACACCTCGGATCGCCTGTATTTCGAACCGGTGACATTGGAAGACGTGCTGGAAATCATGGACAAGGAAAAGCCGGCGGGCGTGATCGTGCAGTACGGCGGCCAGACGCCGCTGAAGTTGGCGCGTGCGCTGGAAGCCGCGGGCGTGCCGATCATCGGCACCTCTTCCGATTCGATCGACCTGGCCGAAGATCGCGAACGCTTCCAGCAATTGATCGACAAGCTGCACCTGAAGCAACCGCCGAACCGCATCGCGCACACCGCCGAGGAGGCGATGGTGCTGGCGCGCGAACTCGGCTATCCGCTGATCGTGCGGCCGAGCTACGTGCTGGGCGGTCGCGCGATGGAAGTGGTGCACGCGTACGAGGACCTCTCACGCTACATCCGCGACGCCGTGCGGGTATCCGACAAATCGCCGGTGCTTCTGGACCGCTTCCTCGACAACGCGGTCGAGGTGGACGTGGATGTGGTCGCCGACGCCGATGGGAACGTGCTGATCGGCGGCATCATGCAGCACATCGAGGAAGCCGGCATTCACAGCGGCGATTCCTCCTGCGTGCTGCCTTCCGTTGATCTTTCCGCCGAAGTGCTCGCCACCTTGCGCGAGTACACCTTCCGCCTGGCGCGCGCACTGAAGGTCATCGGCCTGATGAACGTGCAGTACGCCATTCAGAAGCACAACGGCGATTCCAAGGTCTTCGTGCTGGAAGTGAATCCGCGCGCCTCGCGCACCGTGCCCTATGTTTCGAAAGCGACTGGCGTGCCGCTGGCCAAGATTGCCTCGCGCCTTATGACCGGGCGCAAACTCCGCGAATTTTTGCCCGCCAACATCGAGCGCGCCGCCGATCTCGATACCGGTGCTTGCTTCTACGTCAAGTCGCCGGTGTTTCCGTGGTCGAAGTTTCCCGGCGTCGACACCGTGCTCGGCCCTGAGATGAAATCCACGGGAGAGGTCATGGGCACGGCCGACAACTTCGGAGAAGCTTTCGCCAAGGCCCAGCTTGCCGCCGGCAACCGTCTGCCCACGCGCGGCACCGTCTTTATCAGCGTCACCGACCGCGACAAGCCGCAAGTGGTAGACATTGCCCGCCGCTTCGTGGGCCTCGGCTTCAAGCTGGTTGCCACCACCGGTACTGCACTCGTTGTGGAAGAGGCCGGACTGATTGTCGAGCGCGTCTTCAAGGTGAAAGAAGGACGGCCCAACGTGGTCGATCTGCTCAAGGGTGATCGCATTCAGCTGATCATCAACACGCCGCACGGCGCCGAGCCCTGGTTCGACGAAAAATCCATTCGCCGCGCCGCAGTCACTCACCAAGTGCAGTGCATCACTACCCTGGCAGCGGCTCGTGCCGCCGCCGACGGCATCGCTGCCCTGCAACAGGGCCAAACCAACGTCCGCGCCCTCCAGGCCCTTCACGCCCAGCACGCCGCCATGCGCTAGGCTCAGGCCTGCTTCACACGCTGCGACGGTTTCGTCACCGCATGAAGCATGCGGCACTACCTCACCAGGCCAGGTGACGAGCGTCATAGTGCCGGCGGACATGCCGGTGAACACTGTATCCCTGCCGCTGATGGCCATGGCACCGGAGGCCCGCGTTGGATTTGCACCTGACACCCGAGGAACGAGAGTTGCTGCGCGAAACGCTCGAGGAGCGCCAGCGCGACCTGGTACAGGAAATCGCGCATACTGGACCTCACTTCCGCCAGGTACTGCGCACGAAAGAGAAGGTCCTGGAATCATTGCTCGCGAAAGTCGCCGGCGAGTTGGTAACGGAAGAATGAACGCGCTATTCTTGTAAGGCCGGCGCAAGCTCGAAACTATCGCAACGGAAACGGACCCCATGCTCTTGCACGGAATCTTTCCTCCCATCACCACGCCGTTCTATCCCGACGGCGACGTGTACTACAAAAAGCTCGAATCCAACGTTGACCGCTACTCGCGCTCGCCGGTCGCGGGACTGGTCGTGCAGGGCTCGACCGGCGAAGCCATCCTGCTCAGCGACCAGGAGCGCCGCGACGTGCTCAAGGCCGCGATGGAAGCGGCTGCCCCGAACAAAGTGATGATCGCCGGAACCGGGATCGAGTCCGCCATCGAAACCCTGCGCCTGACCGAGTACGCGGCCAAGCTTGGATACGACGCGGCCATGGTGCGCACGCCGCATTACTACAAATCGCAGATCAACCGGCCGCAGAACATGCTGGCCTTCTATCGCACCGTCGCCGACCGCTCACCGCTGCCCATTATCATCTACAACTTCCCCCAGGCCACCGGCTACGACATGCCCGCGGAAGTGGTGATCCAGCTCGCCGAGCACTCCAACATCATCGCCATCAAGGAATCCAGCGGATCTATCGAGAAGGTGCAGCAGATGGTCGCGCACACGCGTCACATCAAGCGCACCGCTGCCGTAACTGAAGTCCAGGAGGCGGTCACCGGACGCATGAAGAAAGCGGCCGAGGCCGCCGCGAGTTCCGGCAGCCTACCGATCTCGGGCCAGTCGTCCTCCGCCGCGGTCGCCGTGGTCGGCGGGCTCAAGACGCGGCAGAAGGAAGTCGGCTTCCAGGTGATGGTGGGCGCGGCCCAGAAACTGGAACCGTCGCTTGCGGTCGGCGCCGTGGGCGCTATCCTTGCCCTTGCCTGCCCCGCTCCTACCGCCTGTTTCGAGATCTATGCCGCCTGGAAAGAGATGAATGAAAAGGTTGCGCGCGAGAAGCAGGAGCGCATCGCCGAAGCGGCCGTGAAAGTCGTCGGCGAGATGTCGATTGCCGGCGTGAAGTACGCCATGGACCTGAATGGCTACTACGGCGGTCCTGTCCGTTTGCCGCTGCTGTCGCTGAACGCGGAAGAGAAAGCAACGGTCGAGAAGCTGATGGAGAATGTCAAGAACTAGGTGTCGGCCCTTCGGCTGTCGGTTAAGAGAAAGCAACCGCGGATTAGCGCGGATACACGCGGATGGGAAGAAAGATCCGCCAAGATCCGTATGAATCCGCGGTTTCACTTGCTAACCGCAACCTCGGAAACCTGAGTTCAGGCAATTCTTTTCCGCTTGCGGTTCGGGCTGGTTACGTGCACGGAGCGCGAGCGCCCGCCTTCTGCGCCGGCTTTCACCTCGCCGGGTTCTTCGAACATTTCGTCGATGTCGGGCGCTTTGCGCGCCGGATGCCCGTGAAGATCGGGGACTTGTGCAGACTGTCCGCTCCGACCCTGATCCCGGCCCTGCTGTTGTTGACGCCCCTGCTGGCTGCCGGACTTCTGGCGTTGGCCATCTCCGCCGCGCTGCTGCTGCTCGCCGCGACGGTTCTGTTCCGGATGCATGGACAGCGGATGTGTGCCCGGATCCTCGCCTTCGGTCTCGCCGGTGTGCGGGTCCACGATGTAAAGAAGATCGACGAGGTCGGTGGCGTGCTCTTCCTCATCCTTGAGAATGCCCTCGACCATGACGCGGGTGGTTGGATCCTTGTCGCCGAAAAAGCGGATCATCTCGGCGTAAACCTCGATCACCACGCGCTCGGCGATCAGGTCTTCGCGGATCATGTCGGCCAGGGTTTCGCCCTCGATGTACTGCGAGGCGGAACGCTGCAGCAGCGTCTGCGGGCTGAAGTCGGGTTTGCCGCCTAGTTGCGAGATGCGTTCGGCGATCTGGTCGGCGTGTTCGCGCTCGGCGTCGGCGTGCTCCTTGAATTCGTTGGCGACAGCCTTGCCGTGCACCCCGGTGGCCATGAAGTAGTGGTGCATGTAACGGAGCACGCAGACGATCTCGGTGGCCAGGGCCTCGTTGAGAATGGTAATGACGCGGTCTTTGTCCAGACCGTAGGATGCGGTGACCGGACCTTCTTCGATCTTGCGCATGGCGCGCTGGCGAATTTCTTCAACGTCCCGGATGAACAGTGGCATGGAAATCCTCGCTTGCCGGGAATGGGATGGGGAGCGCCGGCGGTTGCTTAGATTCGCAATGTTAGGTGAGTCGTTGTGTGGAAAAGGAGGCAATTGCAATCGAAATCGGCCAGCGATTCCCAAAAGCGGCTGGAGTTGGGCAGCGGCAATCCGGCAGCATCTTGCACAGGGAAAAGGCATCCAATACTATTGATAACGAACGTCCGTTCGAGTCCGGAGTTGATGATGGCCCCCCGGAAAAGCAGCCGCGCTTCCCGCCTCCGCCGGGAGCAGAATGGCGAAACCCGTTTCGACCGCCGCCTGGGGGAGATCCTCGGCTTTGCCACCGATGTCTTTTACACCAAGGGCTACGAAGGGGCGTCGATGCGCGACCTGTCGCGCGCCAGCGGCATGTCGCTGGCCGGGCTCTACTACTACTTTGAATCCAAGGAAAAGCTGCTCTACCTGATCCAGAAGGAAACCTTCGGCACGATCATGGGACAGCTGCGGGCGCGTTTGCAGGATGTGACCGATCCGGAAGAGCGGGTCCGGGTCTTCATTCACAACCACCTCGAATACTTCCTCGCCAACCTGAAGGCCATGAAGGTGCTGTCGCACGAGGACGAGGCGCTGGGCGGACCGCTGGGCGCCGAGATCGCAGCCATGAAGCGCGAGTACTACATCATCATTCGCGGGCTGGTCGAAGACCTGCGGCGCAGCAAGGGCAAGGGCTTCAACGGCGGAATCTCGTCGCGGGTGGCGGCGGTGAGCTTGTTCGGCATGATGAACTGGATTTACACCTGGCACAATCCGCGCCGGGACGCAGGCCCGCAGGAACTGGCGAAATCCATGGCCGACATCTTCCTGCGCGGGCTGCTGGGGAGCAACACTTCCAAGCCGGTCTCAGTGGGGGACACGGCGACAGCGAAACCGGCTGAACGCGGGCAGCGCTCCGCGTCATCCAATATCTGAACTGATCGCGAGCAGCAAAAGGAGCTTTAGGATGGCGAGCACCACTCAGACGGCTGAGGGCACGAAACCGCTTATTCACTACCGCAACGACGGCGGCGTGGGCATCATCACGCTGGACGATCCGCCGGCGAACACCTACACCTACGAAATGAACCGGCAGCTGGACGACGCCATCCTGAAGGCGCGCATGGATAACGACGTCTATGTGATCGTGCTGACCGGGTCGGGCGACAAGTTTTTCTCCGCCGGCGCCAACATCAAGATGTTGGCCAGCGTGGATCCGACGTTCAAGTACTACTTCTGCCTGCACGCCAACGAGACACTGCTGCGGCTGGAACACACGCCGAAGCTGGTCATCGCCGCGCTCAACGGACACACCGTCGGAGGCGGACTGGAAATCGCCATGGCCGCCGACCTGCGCATCGCGCGGCGCGACGCGGGCAAGATCGGGCTGCCGGAGGTCAACCTCGGGGTGCTGCCCGGAACCGGGGGAACGCAACGGCTGTCGCGCCTGGTCGGCAAGTCGAGGGCGATCGAGCTGATCGTCACCGGCAACACGTTCTCGTTTGAAGAGGCCAAGGAGATGGGCATCATCAACGACATCTTCGAGCGCGATAACTTCATGGAGAACGTGCTGGAGTACGCGCGCCAGTTCTGCCCGCCCAACAAGGCCGCCAAGGCGGTGGGCAACATCAAACGCTCCATCCAGACGGGATGGGAGATTCCGATGGAGTCGGCGCTGGCCGTCGAGCGCGAGCTGCAGGCGCTGCTGTTCAATAGCCAGGACGCAAAGGAAGGGCTGAACGCATACGTGGAGAAGCGGCCGGCGGAATTTAAAGCGAAATAGCTCTCGGCCATCGGCCATCGGCTATCGGGTTGCGAGTTTCAGCCCGATGGCCGACTGCCGAGCGCCGGCGGCGGAGTCTTTATGACGACTGCAATGCAGACGAAGATCGAGCCTGGAAAGCTGCTCATCGGCGGCGAGTGGAGGGATGCGGCAAACCGCAAGACATTCGAGACCTGCAATCCCGCAACGGGCGAGGTGCTGACCACGGTTGCCGAGGCCAGCGCCAGCGACGTCGATGCGGCGGTGCAGGCGGCGCGCAAGGCTTTCGACGACATGAGCGGTTCGTGGCGGAAGATGTCGGGCAGCGAGCGCGGGCGCGTGCTCTGGAAGATATCCGAGCTGGTGGAAAAGCACATCGACGAGCTGGCGGAGCTGGAGACGCTCGACAACGGCAAGCCGATTTTCGAATCCCGCTACGTGGA from Terriglobales bacterium encodes:
- a CDS encoding 2OG-Fe(II) oxygenase; amino-acid sequence: MLAATLLDPARLDRPDTLIRSDPFPFMIAHGQLPEQSRTDLERDFPKYSGAGFFPYDEQECGPSIRALVDALTSPAFASTVGAKLGIGNLGQFPTLVTICRHLNKRHGTIHTDSKSKVATALLYLNPNWHDTSDGCLRFLAKIDDIDTAIAPEVKPLYGEFVIFKRADNSFHGHLPYEGERRVIQVAWLTSEEEKLRKTQRGVATRFFKKIAGRLDKKFGAGRDRNAAHRD
- a CDS encoding nuclear transport factor 2 family protein encodes the protein MEKIVSIVAMICVGVFAGGVCAQSASLPAEQAISPIMSKMLAAANSHDTDAFMAPMEHTQSLAFAFNGEVIQGWDALRAQQLKWWSKSRSATKFTYAQNGTPGILALDRDVEVVTWPLVSRWTSADGKTGSSDFVVTYIWRRTPEGWRIAYGHESWRKPPG
- the dapB gene encoding 4-hydroxy-tetrahydrodipicolinate reductase; amino-acid sequence: MNHPLQLAINGASGRMGRALQALLSGDARFELAASIHASDEWRGTPKLDVVIDFSAPTGFDAALAHCVAYRIAFVSGTTGLDAAQRAALIEAAHTIPVLHAANFSLGIAVLTRALREAAAALPDWDLEIIEAHHTRKVDAPSGTALALGRVAAEARRQDFDEVAVLSREGHVGARPDRAIGFATIRAGDIVGEHIALLATMGERLELSHRATDRSIFVRGALAAAAWLAGKSSGCYSLDDVIDARA
- the carA gene encoding glutamine-hydrolyzing carbamoyl-phosphate synthase small subunit — protein: MPTPALLALADGTLFHGEAVGAAGATVGEVVFNTAMTGYQEILTDASYAQQIVTLTAPHVGNTGCNAPDEESGKVQAAGLIVRDVPRLASNWRSTESLQDYLKRHGIVAIADIDTRKLTRILRDRGAQHGCIVAGGSIDADDAIAKARAFPGLNGVDLAKVVSIHERQPWPEGNYDLDAQAFRKPVAKYKVVTYDYGVKRNILRLLVEQGCEVTLVPAQTPASDVLALKPDGICLSNGPGDPAACDYAVEATRKFLDAKIPLFGICLGHQLMGLALGAKTLKMPFGHHGANHPVKDLDDGRVLITSQNHGFAVDSATLPSNVRTTHVSLFDGSLQGFALTDRPAFCFQGHPEASPGPHDIGYLFQRFAKLMQEAR